The following are from one region of the Betta splendens chromosome 15, fBetSpl5.4, whole genome shotgun sequence genome:
- the vax1 gene encoding ventral anterior homeobox 1, which yields MEVRYNQDSEGMVLKNGLKEGKDGKDSQSSLSKSFLKEQQESFSPSVTVDNCETNRGSTVDPEYCRRILVRDAKGSIREIILPKGLDLDRPKRTRTSFTAEQLYRLEMEFQRCQYVVGRERTELARQLNLSETQVKVWFQNRRTKQKKDQGKDSELRSVVSETAATCSVLRLLEQGRLLTPPGLPGLLPHCGNSTMGSALRSPSMTMASNGNSSSGNTSGNSPPLPTVTSSGTVAGLQSSPATHSIFSFPMPSLLSSVTARISANPLSMASSLAGNLHELSARYLSSSAFEPYTRTNGKETVDKKNVE from the exons ATGGAGGTCAGGTACAACCAAGATTCGGAAGGGATGGTGCTGAAGAATGGACTAAAGGAGGGAAAGGATGGCAAAGATTCTCAGAGCAGCTTGTCCAAAAGCttcctgaaggagcagcaggaatcCTTTTCCCCCTCTGTGACTGTGGACAACTGTGAGACGAACAGAGGGAGCACAGTGGACCCAGAGTACTGTCGGAGAATACTGGTTCGAG ATGCTAAAGGATCTATTCGAGAGATTATTCTGCCGAAAGGTCTGGATCTGGATCGACCAAAGAGAACACGCACCTCCTTCACCGCAGAGCAACTCTACCGTTTAGAGATGGAGTTTCAGAGATGTCAGTATGTGGTTGGGAGAGAACGGACTGAACTCGCACGTCAGCTTAATCTATCTGAAACTCAG GTGAAggtctggttccagaaccggcGAACTAAACAGAAAAAGGACCAGGGAAAAGACTCTGAGCTACGTTCAGTGGTTTCAGAAACAGCAGCGACCTGCAGCGTCCTCAGACTGTTGGAGCAGGGGCGGCTGCTCACTCCTCCAGGCTTGCCAGGCCTCCTACCCCACTGTGGCAATAGCACCATGGGTTCTGCCCTGCGCTCTCCTTCCATGACCATGGCCAGCAACGGTAACAGTAGCAGTGGCAACACATCAGGCAACAGTCCTCCTCTACCTACCGTCACTAGCTCAGGGACAGTGGCAGGTCTACAGAGTTCCCCAGCCACTCACAGCATCTTTAGCTTCCCCATGCCCTCTTTACTAAGCAGTGTCACTGCTCGAATCTCTGCCAACCCCCTGTCCATGGCTAGCTCACTAGCGGGAAACCTTCACGAACTTTCTGCCCGATACCTGAGCTCGTCTGCTTTTGAGCCTTATACACGGACCAATGGGAAGGAAACTGTGGACAAAAAAAATGTGGAATGA